One part of the Sporocytophaga myxococcoides DSM 11118 genome encodes these proteins:
- a CDS encoding N-acetylmuramoyl-L-alanine amidase family protein: MVKKFLSIGFCLTLLLFSFTPLERKSIRVKTIVIDPGHGGKDPGCLKHKTREKDIALDISLKVGQLIQENMPDVKVVFTRKDDRFVELHDRAGIANKNHADLFISVHVNSGPSGMHGTETYCMGLHKTEQNLEIAQRENSSILMEDDHKENYEGFDPNSPQSYILFSLFQNAFMQSSMKLAHKIETEFQLSNKRHSRGVKQAGFLVLWKTSMPSVLVETGFITDTADYKLLNSESGRFDSAWGIYSAIEDYKKDIEGSGLEE; encoded by the coding sequence ATGGTAAAAAAGTTCTTATCAATAGGATTCTGTCTCACATTACTTTTATTTTCATTTACTCCCTTAGAGCGTAAATCTATTAGGGTGAAGACAATTGTTATTGATCCAGGCCACGGAGGAAAGGATCCTGGATGTCTAAAGCACAAAACCAGGGAAAAGGATATAGCGCTTGATATCAGTTTAAAAGTAGGTCAACTGATTCAGGAAAACATGCCGGATGTAAAGGTTGTTTTCACAAGAAAAGATGATCGGTTTGTGGAACTTCATGACAGGGCCGGTATTGCTAATAAAAACCATGCAGACCTTTTTATTTCAGTTCATGTGAATTCCGGACCATCTGGTATGCATGGAACCGAAACCTATTGCATGGGACTTCATAAGACCGAACAGAACCTGGAAATTGCTCAAAGAGAAAACTCTTCTATTCTGATGGAAGATGATCATAAAGAAAACTATGAAGGGTTTGATCCTAATTCACCTCAATCTTATATTCTGTTTTCATTGTTCCAGAATGCTTTTATGCAAAGCAGTATGAAGCTTGCCCATAAGATTGAAACAGAATTTCAACTGAGCAATAAAAGACATAGCAGAGGAGTAAAACAAGCTGGTTTTCTGGTATTATGGAAAACTTCTATGCCAAGTGTGCTTGTTGAAACAGGGTTTATCACTGATACTGCTGACTACAAACTACTCAATTCAGAATCAGGAAGGTTTGACTCCGCCTGGGGAATTTATAGTGCTATTGAAGATTACAAAAAGGATATTGAAGGGTCTGGCTTGGAGGAATAA
- a CDS encoding MFS transporter yields MEDNSLLIERAKKLVLSDGIVSQSMSGFSGGPVLVAFALLLGASGLQLGLLACIPVFANLFQLFSVWFLNKIKSRRKVCVLFSFLGRFPLLILGFACLFSQGNWLIYLLIGVMFVHNFVGAISGGSWTSWMHDLIPSDQLGRFFSSRIRWAQAFAVAVSFLTGFVLDHFAGHEMMRFVFGCFFLVAGGLGLLSTFLLSQTHEPEMKEFPVFSFKELTRPFANENLRTLIGFTILWNLASNFATPFFSVYLLSQLQYPVSIVIGLTVLAQLVTILSLGFWGKYSDTLNNKAVLRICVPLYMLSVLAWTYTTFPAKHLFTLPLLVIIHIMIGIANGGISLAVGNIGLKLAPKGKGSVFLISMNMSNSIFAGFGPLLSGMVSGYFTLKDFSIGFNYSGPDMKEAIHFISLQSWDFPFVFSVILGVLSFRILANLKEGVEIEKESLWGNLKSQLVDDLKNISLFKQRKPLSLSKAKVYSALEKLENDSDDDLIYSSKTDSSILQ; encoded by the coding sequence TTGGAAGATAATTCTCTCTTAATCGAAAGGGCGAAGAAACTGGTACTTTCAGATGGTATCGTTTCTCAGTCCATGTCCGGTTTCAGCGGCGGTCCTGTATTAGTTGCTTTTGCATTATTATTAGGTGCTTCGGGCTTGCAACTTGGTTTGCTTGCCTGTATTCCTGTTTTTGCAAATCTGTTTCAGTTGTTCTCGGTTTGGTTTCTAAATAAAATAAAGAGCAGAAGGAAGGTTTGTGTCTTATTTTCATTTCTAGGCAGATTCCCTTTGCTGATATTGGGATTCGCATGTTTATTTTCACAGGGAAACTGGTTGATTTATCTTCTGATAGGGGTAATGTTTGTTCACAATTTTGTTGGGGCAATTTCAGGAGGTTCCTGGACTTCGTGGATGCATGATCTTATTCCTTCAGATCAGCTGGGAAGGTTTTTTAGTAGCAGAATCAGGTGGGCTCAGGCTTTCGCAGTTGCGGTGTCCTTTTTAACCGGATTTGTTCTTGATCATTTTGCAGGACATGAAATGATGAGATTTGTGTTTGGTTGCTTTTTCCTGGTAGCAGGTGGCTTGGGACTGCTTAGTACCTTTTTGCTTTCTCAAACTCACGAACCAGAAATGAAAGAATTTCCTGTTTTCTCATTTAAAGAATTGACAAGACCTTTTGCCAATGAAAATCTGAGAACACTTATTGGTTTTACCATTCTATGGAACCTGGCTTCAAATTTTGCTACACCGTTTTTTTCAGTCTATCTGCTAAGCCAGCTTCAGTATCCTGTCAGTATCGTAATCGGGCTTACTGTACTTGCTCAGTTGGTCACTATTTTATCTCTTGGCTTCTGGGGTAAATATTCTGATACATTAAATAATAAGGCTGTATTGAGGATTTGTGTCCCTCTATACATGCTTTCGGTTCTTGCCTGGACTTATACCACATTTCCTGCAAAGCATTTATTTACTTTGCCTTTATTGGTGATTATTCATATAATGATAGGTATAGCCAACGGAGGAATATCTCTGGCTGTAGGGAATATCGGTTTAAAGCTAGCTCCTAAGGGAAAGGGATCTGTCTTTCTTATCTCTATGAATATGAGTAATTCCATATTTGCCGGCTTTGGTCCATTATTGTCCGGAATGGTTTCCGGTTATTTTACTCTGAAGGATTTTTCTATAGGCTTTAACTATTCTGGCCCTGATATGAAGGAGGCAATTCATTTTATAAGCTTGCAGTCGTGGGATTTCCCTTTTGTGTTCTCCGTAATCCTTGGTGTTTTAAGCTTTAGAATTTTAGCAAATCTTAAAGAAGGTGTAGAGATAGAAAAAGAATCTTTATGGGGAAATCTTAAAAGTCAATTGGTTGATGATTTGAAAAATATATCTCTTTTCAAACAGAGAAAACCTTTATCCTTGTCAAAGGCTAAAGTTTACTCTGCTTTGGAAAAGCTGGAAAATGATAGCGATGATGATCTGATCTATTCATCTAAAACAGATTCATCAATTCTTCAATAG
- the dnaE gene encoding DNA polymerase III subunit alpha, with amino-acid sequence MPDFAHLHVHTQFSLLDGAANITDLMKKAQKDEMKAVAITDHGNMFGVFKFVAEANKYNVKPIVGCEFYLVEDRHKKSFTKTDKDVRRHQLLLAKNPEGYKNLAKLCSLGYMEGLYGKYPRIDKELILKYHKGLIATTCCIGAEVPQTILKKGEEEGEKVFKWWLDLFGEDYYVELQRHDIPEQNIVNEVLIKFALKHKVKIIASNDSHYVDQEDSNAHDILLCINTGEKQSTPTNKEFSDDGAFTKGTRFAFYNDQFYFKTKTEMGKLFHDIPSAVDNTIEIVDKVESLKLKRDILLPNFPIPDSFKVNTGPDADVLNQWEFLKHLTFEGARKKYREITPEIEERLNFELFTIKTMGFAGYFLIVQDFINKGKEIGVFVGPGRGSAAGSAVAYCVGITNIDPIKYDLLFERFLNPDRKSMPDIDTDFDDTGRQKVIDYVVDKYGKTQVAQIVTYGSMAAKMSIKDVARVLDLPLSDSNALAKMVPEKPGIELNRVLTAPIDGPGSLSEKEGLNPDDLEGVKKLREIMNGKDLQANVLKEALVLEGSVRGTGVHAAGIIIAPQDLSDLMPVATSKDSDLLLTQYDGKVIEDAGVIKMDFLGLKTLTIIKDALALIKKNKGIEIEIDEIDLEDLKTFELYQRGETNGTFQFESVGMQKYLKELKPDKFSDLIAMNALYRPGPLEYIPNYIRRKHGKEPITYDIAEMEQYLKDTYGINVYQEQVMLLSQKLANFSKGDADVLRKAMGKKDKATLDKMKSKFMEGCGKNGHDLKVADKVWTDWEAFASYAFNKSHSTCYAFVAFQTAFLKAHHPAEYMASVLTHNMSNIDKISFFMDECKKIGLTVLGPDINESSMTFDVNKEGKIRFGLGAIKGAGEAAIAAIISEREENGPYTDLFNLVQRVNLRTMNKKTFECFAYAGAFDSFGLHRGQYFFVTAEKDNTSTIEKIIRYGSAYQQDKDANQQSLFGSSSSVEVAKPKIPDCEPWSEIEKLKFERDVVGFYISGHPLDQYRMEIDNFCTCPADKVFDYKNREVSVAGIVGTANVRQMKNGKSFIVFSLEDFDGKIEMALFGEDYLKFAHWIKPGEFLHIRGKVQQRYNGDQWEFKPLNISLLADIRQKMVKGVSVKLNIQGLKPETLNSLEEVITGNLGNTELKFTLSDDIENIHVELFSRKFKVDPNNTLLDQLKNLNEVEYKILF; translated from the coding sequence ATGCCGGATTTCGCACATTTACACGTACATACCCAATTTTCCCTTCTTGACGGAGCAGCCAACATCACTGACCTGATGAAAAAGGCTCAGAAAGATGAGATGAAGGCTGTAGCAATCACCGACCATGGGAACATGTTCGGAGTTTTCAAATTTGTTGCAGAAGCAAACAAATACAATGTAAAACCTATAGTCGGGTGTGAATTTTACCTTGTAGAAGACCGTCATAAAAAATCGTTTACCAAAACAGATAAGGACGTCCGCCGCCATCAGCTCCTGCTTGCTAAAAATCCTGAAGGATATAAAAACCTCGCCAAGCTCTGCTCTCTGGGATACATGGAAGGGCTTTACGGAAAGTATCCGAGAATTGATAAGGAACTAATCTTAAAATACCATAAAGGACTTATTGCAACTACCTGTTGTATAGGAGCCGAAGTACCGCAAACAATTCTAAAAAAAGGAGAAGAAGAAGGTGAAAAAGTCTTCAAATGGTGGCTGGATCTTTTTGGAGAAGATTATTATGTAGAGCTTCAGCGTCACGATATTCCGGAGCAGAATATAGTAAATGAAGTGCTTATAAAATTCGCACTGAAACACAAGGTGAAAATTATAGCATCTAACGATTCTCACTATGTAGATCAGGAAGATTCCAATGCACACGACATTCTGCTATGCATCAACACAGGAGAAAAACAAAGTACCCCAACCAATAAAGAATTTTCTGACGACGGTGCCTTTACTAAAGGAACTCGTTTTGCTTTTTACAATGATCAGTTTTATTTCAAAACTAAAACTGAGATGGGGAAACTTTTTCACGATATCCCTTCCGCAGTAGATAATACAATAGAAATCGTTGATAAAGTAGAAAGTCTGAAACTCAAAAGAGATATTCTGCTTCCCAACTTCCCTATTCCTGATTCCTTTAAAGTGAATACCGGACCAGATGCCGATGTCCTGAATCAGTGGGAATTTCTAAAACATTTAACTTTTGAGGGGGCCAGAAAAAAATATAGGGAAATAACTCCTGAAATTGAAGAACGCCTCAACTTTGAGTTGTTTACCATCAAAACGATGGGATTTGCAGGTTACTTTCTTATCGTACAGGATTTCATTAATAAAGGAAAAGAGATTGGAGTATTCGTGGGTCCCGGAAGGGGTTCGGCGGCAGGCTCTGCCGTTGCCTATTGTGTCGGTATTACCAATATAGACCCAATCAAGTACGACCTGCTTTTTGAGCGTTTCCTGAATCCGGACAGAAAGAGCATGCCCGATATTGATACGGACTTTGACGACACAGGGCGCCAGAAAGTAATTGACTATGTAGTTGATAAGTATGGAAAAACTCAGGTGGCGCAAATCGTAACTTACGGTTCGATGGCCGCGAAAATGAGTATCAAGGACGTTGCCAGGGTACTCGACCTTCCGCTTAGCGATTCCAATGCACTGGCCAAAATGGTTCCGGAAAAACCTGGTATCGAACTCAACAGGGTACTGACTGCTCCGATAGACGGGCCTGGGAGCCTTAGTGAAAAAGAAGGACTTAACCCCGATGATCTGGAAGGAGTAAAAAAACTCCGTGAGATCATGAACGGTAAAGATCTCCAGGCTAATGTACTAAAAGAAGCACTGGTACTCGAAGGCTCAGTAAGAGGTACAGGTGTTCACGCTGCAGGTATCATCATTGCTCCCCAGGACCTTTCCGACCTGATGCCCGTAGCAACCTCCAAAGACTCCGATCTTCTACTTACACAATATGATGGAAAAGTAATTGAAGATGCGGGAGTAATCAAGATGGACTTTCTGGGTTTAAAAACCCTGACAATTATAAAGGATGCACTTGCTCTGATAAAAAAGAACAAGGGAATTGAGATAGAGATCGACGAAATTGATCTGGAAGATTTAAAAACATTTGAACTATACCAGAGAGGAGAAACCAACGGAACATTCCAGTTCGAGTCCGTGGGTATGCAGAAATACCTGAAGGAACTGAAACCCGATAAGTTTTCTGACCTTATCGCGATGAACGCTCTTTATCGTCCGGGCCCTCTCGAATACATCCCTAACTATATCCGCCGTAAGCATGGCAAAGAGCCTATCACTTACGATATAGCGGAAATGGAGCAATACCTGAAAGACACCTATGGTATTAACGTTTACCAGGAGCAGGTAATGCTTCTGTCTCAGAAGCTTGCCAACTTCAGTAAGGGAGATGCCGACGTTCTTCGTAAGGCCATGGGTAAAAAAGATAAGGCTACCCTGGATAAAATGAAGAGCAAATTTATGGAAGGCTGCGGGAAAAACGGCCACGACCTTAAAGTTGCAGACAAGGTCTGGACCGACTGGGAAGCCTTTGCGTCCTACGCCTTCAACAAATCTCACTCAACCTGTTATGCCTTTGTGGCATTCCAGACTGCATTCTTAAAAGCGCATCATCCCGCGGAATATATGGCCTCGGTACTTACTCATAACATGAGTAATATCGATAAGATCTCCTTCTTCATGGATGAATGTAAGAAGATAGGGTTAACAGTTCTGGGGCCGGACATCAATGAAAGTTCCATGACCTTTGACGTTAACAAGGAAGGTAAAATCCGTTTCGGATTAGGAGCGATCAAGGGAGCTGGAGAAGCTGCGATCGCAGCAATTATCTCTGAAAGAGAAGAAAACGGTCCTTATACAGACCTGTTTAATCTGGTACAAAGAGTAAACCTTCGTACCATGAATAAGAAAACTTTTGAATGTTTTGCTTATGCTGGTGCGTTTGATTCGTTCGGACTCCATCGAGGACAATATTTCTTTGTAACTGCAGAGAAAGACAATACAAGTACTATAGAAAAAATCATCAGATACGGATCCGCATATCAGCAAGATAAAGATGCGAACCAACAGAGCCTGTTTGGCAGTTCTAGTAGTGTTGAGGTCGCTAAGCCAAAGATTCCGGATTGCGAACCATGGAGCGAAATTGAGAAATTAAAATTTGAGCGTGATGTTGTAGGATTTTATATATCGGGCCACCCTCTGGATCAGTACAGAATGGAAATTGATAACTTTTGTACTTGTCCTGCAGATAAAGTTTTTGACTACAAAAACAGAGAAGTTTCTGTAGCAGGAATAGTAGGAACTGCGAATGTAAGGCAGATGAAAAACGGTAAATCATTCATTGTTTTCAGTCTGGAAGATTTTGACGGTAAAATCGAAATGGCGCTATTTGGAGAAGATTATCTGAAGTTTGCTCATTGGATAAAACCCGGAGAGTTTTTACACATTAGAGGAAAGGTACAACAAAGATATAACGGCGATCAATGGGAATTCAAACCTCTTAATATTAGCCTTTTGGCTGATATCAGGCAAAAAATGGTAAAAGGAGTATCTGTAAAATTAAATATCCAGGGGTTAAAACCGGAGACTTTAAATAGTCTGGAGGAAGTAATCACCGGAAATCTTGGTAATACAGAATTGAAATTTACGCTCTCCGACGATATAGAAAACATTCACGTTGAGCTATTTTCGCGAAAATTCAAAGTAGACCCAAACAATACATTACTCGACCAGTTAAAAAATCTTAATGAGGTGGAGTATAAAATTCTATTTTGA
- the trxA gene encoding thioredoxin: MGKAIEITDANFEDITNTDKPVLVDFWAEWCGPCKMIGPVVEELAADYEGKAIIGKVDVDNNPNTSAKFGIRSIPTLLVIKNGKIVEKQVGAVPKNVLSQKIEAHL; the protein is encoded by the coding sequence ATGGGAAAAGCAATAGAAATCACAGACGCTAATTTTGAAGATATAACCAACACAGACAAACCTGTGCTAGTTGATTTCTGGGCTGAATGGTGCGGACCTTGCAAAATGATCGGTCCGGTTGTAGAAGAACTTGCTGCTGACTATGAAGGAAAAGCTATAATAGGAAAAGTAGACGTAGACAACAACCCTAACACTTCAGCTAAATTTGGTATCAGAAGTATTCCTACTCTCCTGGTAATTAAAAACGGAAAGATTGTTGAGAAACAAGTTGGCGCTGTTCCAAAAAATGTTCTAAGCCAAAAAATTGAAGCTCATTTGTAA
- a CDS encoding ArnT family glycosyltransferase: MFLRPQSVHQWRQCDSASYCLNYLQEGSNFFFPRVMFQMAYKGYVISEFPIIYWLSGKLYRVFGVHEAIPRLLSYFVFLLGLIFLFELGLKLFKNKWYALVPVLIVYSSPLVVYYALNYLPNIPALGLTLISWYFFFGYISTRSLKNFYLCSVFALFAALLKPVEMFNYLIMATIICLEYFNFFNFFNSADTKYYYKISEIKRIGVCIIGVLSLCYFWILYAQGYADAFGYDGNLLSIMPIWEMSEDEINATIDVYQTKWGYQFFHPFAWKILMIFILVVLYFYKRVNKYLLLALVFSILAQFIYVILFFQVFYHHDYYLINIFIVPVLTIIAIIQVFESFELSKSIKYVAVAGCTLFICFTLKHSNFIIHSRYFGFLKEGINPAVQTITPYLRSIGIAQDDLVISIPDPSINVSLYLMNQKGWTCAYGGSAEKVKARVNSGAKYLIVHDTIIAHPEWYQDYMKQKIGEYQGVKIYKIH, translated from the coding sequence ATGTTTTTGCGTCCTCAATCGGTGCATCAATGGAGACAGTGCGATAGTGCATCTTATTGCCTGAATTATCTTCAGGAAGGCTCAAATTTCTTTTTTCCCAGAGTGATGTTTCAAATGGCCTATAAAGGATATGTTATAAGTGAGTTTCCCATTATTTATTGGCTTTCAGGAAAATTATACAGGGTTTTTGGTGTTCATGAAGCTATTCCAAGGCTGTTAAGCTATTTTGTCTTTTTGTTAGGATTAATTTTTTTATTTGAATTAGGCTTAAAACTATTTAAAAACAAATGGTATGCACTGGTTCCTGTTCTGATTGTTTACTCTTCTCCACTAGTTGTATATTATGCTTTGAATTATTTGCCAAATATTCCGGCACTAGGATTAACTCTGATTTCATGGTACTTCTTTTTTGGATATATAAGTACTCGTAGTTTAAAAAACTTTTATCTGTGTTCAGTATTTGCCTTGTTTGCAGCCTTGCTTAAACCCGTTGAGATGTTTAATTATTTAATTATGGCTACAATTATATGTCTGGAATATTTTAACTTCTTTAACTTTTTTAATTCTGCTGATACAAAGTATTATTATAAAATCAGCGAAATAAAGAGAATCGGAGTTTGTATCATTGGGGTTTTATCACTTTGTTATTTCTGGATTTTATATGCTCAAGGTTATGCTGATGCTTTTGGTTATGATGGCAATCTTCTAAGCATTATGCCTATTTGGGAGATGAGTGAAGATGAAATAAACGCTACAATTGATGTGTATCAGACTAAATGGGGATATCAGTTTTTTCATCCTTTCGCGTGGAAGATCTTAATGATATTCATTCTGGTGGTGCTGTACTTTTATAAGCGAGTGAATAAATATTTACTTTTAGCTTTAGTTTTTTCCATCTTGGCACAGTTCATATATGTAATACTGTTTTTCCAGGTTTTTTACCATCATGACTATTATTTGATCAATATATTTATTGTACCTGTTTTGACTATTATTGCTATAATCCAGGTTTTTGAAAGTTTTGAGTTATCCAAGAGTATTAAATATGTTGCTGTTGCCGGATGCACATTGTTTATATGTTTTACATTAAAGCATAGCAACTTCATAATACATAGCAGGTATTTCGGATTTCTTAAGGAAGGAATTAACCCGGCTGTACAAACAATAACACCATATTTACGCTCAATCGGGATTGCCCAGGATGACCTGGTGATAAGCATTCCTGATCCCAGTATTAATGTATCTCTTTATCTGATGAATCAAAAAGGTTGGACATGTGCATATGGAGGTAGTGCTGAAAAGGTAAAAGCCAGGGTTAACAGTGGAGCGAAGTATCTAATTGTACACGATACTATAATTGCTCATCCTGAATGGTATCAGGACTATATGAAACAGAAGATTGGAGAGTATCAAGGAGTAAAAATATATAAAATCCATTAA